The following coding sequences lie in one Mucilaginibacter sp. KACC 22773 genomic window:
- a CDS encoding AraC family transcriptional regulator yields MKPQLLKVSSGPAHSFSVRHDVLPDINNRWHCHPELELIYLKKGSGTQFIGDSIKQFKSGDMVLVGPNLPHYWRFDDLYFNSAENKGVEVFVVHFCENFWGEQFLQLPENKLIKVLFEKSKRGLQITGAAKEKVAAQMAAMPGTDGAERIIMLLKALNAIATSAASSYMASIGFKYDHNDSENDRLNNIYEYSMRNFRKKIYLDEIAEIAGVSSNSFCRYFKSKTRKTFSQFIIEIKVGHACKLLIEDKLNIKQLCYDSGFNNFSTFHKHFKLVTGKSPLMYQKEFIKNS; encoded by the coding sequence ATGAAACCGCAGTTACTAAAAGTTTCTTCGGGCCCTGCACACTCGTTTAGTGTGCGGCACGATGTATTGCCCGATATTAACAACCGCTGGCATTGCCACCCCGAACTGGAACTAATTTACCTGAAAAAAGGCAGCGGTACACAGTTTATTGGCGATAGTATTAAACAATTCAAATCGGGCGACATGGTGTTGGTTGGCCCCAACCTGCCGCACTACTGGCGTTTTGACGATTTGTATTTTAACTCCGCTGAAAATAAAGGGGTAGAGGTTTTTGTAGTACACTTTTGCGAAAACTTTTGGGGCGAGCAATTTTTGCAATTGCCAGAGAATAAATTGATCAAAGTATTGTTCGAAAAATCAAAACGCGGGTTGCAGATTACCGGGGCAGCAAAAGAAAAAGTAGCCGCCCAGATGGCAGCCATGCCAGGTACCGATGGCGCCGAGAGGATTATCATGCTGCTAAAGGCACTAAATGCTATTGCCACCAGCGCGGCATCGAGTTACATGGCTTCCATTGGTTTTAAATACGATCATAATGATTCAGAGAACGACCGGCTAAACAATATTTATGAATATTCGATGCGGAATTTCAGGAAAAAGATTTACCTGGATGAGATTGCCGAGATAGCGGGTGTAAGTTCCAACTCGTTTTGCCGGTACTTTAAATCAAAAACCCGCAAAACCTTCTCGCAGTTTATCATCGAAATAAAAGTTGGCCACGCCTGTAAATTACTGATAGAAGATAAGCTGAACATTAAACAGCTATGTTACGATAGCGGGTTTAATAACTTTTCAACCTTTCACAAACATTTTAAGCTGGTAACCGGCAAAAGCCCGCTGATGTACCAGAAGGAGTTTATTAAGAATTCGTAA